One Clupea harengus chromosome 12, Ch_v2.0.2, whole genome shotgun sequence DNA segment encodes these proteins:
- the onecut2 gene encoding one cut domain family member 2 isoform X3 encodes MKTAYNAYRCLAKDFDAYAMNPEMTMDSIGNLHGGISHEQDLMNTHGPHHNRNTGASLRIHQDLAAASSRTAMVSSMATILDGAGEYRPELSLPLHHAMSMPCDTSPPGMGMSGTYTTLTPLQPLPPISTVSDKFHHPHHHHHHHHHQRLSGNVSGSFTLMRDDRGLPAMNNLYSPYHKDMTGMGQSLSPLASSPLGNGLGSIHNTQQSLHNYGTHGHDKMLSSNFDAHTAMLARGDQHLSRGLGGPTAGMMPHLNGMHHTGHPGHPQSHGPVLAPNRDRPPSSSGQQGNNSGQLEEINTKEVAQRITAELKRYSIPQAIFAQRVLCRSQGTLSDLLRNPKPWSKLKSGRETFRRMWKWLQEPEFQRMSALRLAGKTSMQKKRARTKQGQEQYTKEIAPGFY; translated from the coding sequence ATGAAGACTGCCTACAACGCCTATCGATGCCTGGCCAAGGATTTCGATGCTTACGCCATGAACCCAGAGATGACAATGGACAGCATTGGCAATCTGCATGGTGGAATAAGCCATGAGCAGGATTTGATGAACACTCATGGCCCCCATCACAATCGGAACACGGGGGCTTCCTTGCGGATACATCAGGATCTGGCTGCGGCATCGTCGCGGACCGCGATGGTGTCCAGCATGGCAACGATTTTGGACGGAGCCGGAGAGTACCGACCAGAATTGTCTCTCCCGCTCCATCACGCCATGAGTATGCCGTGCGACACATCTCCTCCCGGGATGGGGATGAGCGGCACCTACACCACGTTAACTCCACTGCAACCCTTACCGCCCATTTCCACGGTTTCGGACAAATTCCACCATccgcaccaccaccatcatcatcaccaccaccagcgTCTCTCTGGGAACGTAAGCGGGAGTTTTACGCTGATGCGGGACGATAGGGGTTTACCAGCAATGAACAACCTCTATAGCCCCTATCATAAGGACATGACCGGGATGGGTCAGAGTTTATCCCCCTTGGCCAGCAGTCCACTCGGTAACGGGTTGGGCTCCATACACAACACCCAACAAAGCCTCCATAACTATGGCACACATGGGCATGACAAGATGCTTAGCTCCAACTTTGATGCCCACACTGCCATGCTGGCCAGAGGGGATCAACATCTCTCTCGAGGCCTCGGTGGCCCAACAGCAGGTATGATGCCACATTTGAACGGGATGCACCACACAGGGCATCCGGGCCACCCTCAATCCCACGGGCCCGTGTTGGCTCCTAACCGGGACAGACCGCCCTCCTCCTCTGGACAACAAGGTAATAACTCGGGGCAGCTGGAAGAAATAAACACCAAAGAAGTGGCACAAAGGATCACAGCCGAACTGAAGCGATACAGCATCCCGCAGGCAATCTTCGCGCAGAGGGTGCTGTGTCGTTCGCAGGGCACTCTTTCCGACCTCTTAAGAAACCCAAAACCTTGGAGTAAACTTAAATCGGGAAGGGAAACGTTTCGGAGAATGTGGAAATGGCTGCAGGAACCCGAGTTTCAGAGGATGTCGGCCCTACGGCTTGCAGGTAAGACAAG